Proteins from one Dysgonomonas sp. HDW5A genomic window:
- a CDS encoding lysophospholipid acyltransferase family protein — protein MKEKLISADEIRSMHPIFRGRFGNTLIKLVMSLTGLNKVNRVYDTSKQYEGVEFCNHLLKDVGVNIVVENSEVLKQFDNQAFITVSNHAYGHIDGITAIDVVGSIRPDYKMMVNFILGMIDTMSMHFIAVNPYQSGKLASKSSLDGVKQCITHLKEGHPLGFFPAGAVSKTKIRKGKMIVRDREWQPSVIKLIKGSKVPVIPMYFSGKNSWFFNFLDLVDWRLRSLRLGHEVYNKKGKTIRVVFGEPIMPDEIAKHTDLEELGNFLKDKTYALAKEGE, from the coding sequence ATGAAAGAGAAACTAATAAGTGCAGACGAAATTCGGAGCATGCATCCTATATTCAGAGGGCGTTTTGGCAATACCCTTATCAAGCTCGTAATGAGTTTGACGGGCTTAAATAAGGTCAATCGGGTCTATGATACATCCAAGCAATATGAAGGGGTTGAGTTTTGCAACCATCTCCTAAAAGATGTAGGTGTGAATATTGTAGTTGAAAACTCTGAGGTTTTGAAGCAATTCGACAATCAGGCTTTTATAACTGTATCTAATCACGCATACGGTCATATTGATGGTATTACAGCTATTGACGTGGTAGGTTCTATTCGCCCCGATTATAAAATGATGGTTAATTTCATCTTGGGAATGATAGATACTATGTCGATGCACTTTATTGCCGTTAATCCCTACCAGAGTGGAAAGCTGGCAAGTAAATCGAGCCTTGATGGTGTAAAACAATGTATTACCCACCTGAAAGAAGGTCATCCGCTAGGTTTCTTCCCCGCCGGAGCAGTATCTAAAACCAAGATACGGAAAGGGAAAATGATCGTTCGCGATAGAGAATGGCAGCCTTCGGTTATAAAATTAATAAAAGGCTCAAAAGTACCAGTTATACCCATGTACTTTAGTGGAAAGAACTCATGGTTTTTCAATTTTCTAGACTTAGTTGACTGGCGATTGAGAAGTCTTCGTTTAGGACATGAAGTATATAATAAAAAAGGAAAAACAATTCGTGTTGTTTTCGGGGAACCGATTATGCCGGATGAGATTGCAAAGCATACCGACTTAGAAGAACTCGGGAATTTCTTGAAAGATAAAACTTATGCTCTGGCTAAGGAGGGTGAATAA
- the glmM gene encoding phosphoglucosamine mutase, which produces MALIKSISGIRGTIGGLAGEGLNPLDAVKFVSAYATFIKKNTTSKSNKIVVGRDARISGAMMEQVVVGALMGIGFDVVNIGLATTPTTELATAMEGACGGIILTASHNPRQWNALKLLNQDGEFLNAEEGAEVLRIAEAEEFIFADVDNLGKVTNKDYSDAHIKAVLDLKLVDVAAIKAANFKVAIDCVNSVGGIVVPKLLKALGVNHIIELNCEPTGNFAHNPEPLAENLTEISDLMKSGKADVGIVVDPDVDRLALVDEKGEMFGEEYTLVAVADYVLKHTPGNTVSNLSSSRALRDVTNRYGMQYNAAAVGEVNVTAKMKATHAVIGGEGNGGIIYPASHYGRDSLVGIALFLSHLAHEKKTVSELRATYPEYYIAKQKIELTPEIDVDAILKAVKEKFSSYDVTDIDGVKIDFPDKWVHLRKSNTEPIIRIYSEASTMEDAEIAGAEIIEIIKSLAK; this is translated from the coding sequence ATGGCATTAATAAAATCAATCTCAGGTATCAGAGGTACTATCGGTGGACTTGCGGGCGAAGGACTGAATCCACTTGATGCTGTTAAATTTGTATCGGCTTATGCCACTTTCATTAAGAAAAATACAACATCTAAAAGTAATAAAATAGTTGTTGGACGTGATGCCCGCATTTCCGGAGCTATGATGGAACAAGTTGTAGTTGGAGCTCTTATGGGAATAGGTTTTGACGTTGTAAATATAGGGTTGGCGACAACTCCGACAACCGAATTGGCTACTGCAATGGAAGGTGCTTGTGGCGGAATCATTCTTACTGCAAGTCATAACCCTCGTCAATGGAATGCTTTGAAATTGCTTAACCAAGACGGAGAGTTTTTGAATGCAGAAGAAGGAGCTGAAGTACTTCGAATAGCAGAGGCTGAAGAATTTATTTTCGCAGATGTTGATAATCTCGGAAAAGTAACCAATAAAGATTATTCAGATGCACATATCAAAGCAGTACTCGACCTTAAGTTGGTTGATGTTGCCGCTATTAAAGCTGCCAATTTTAAAGTGGCAATAGATTGTGTAAACTCAGTAGGAGGAATTGTTGTGCCTAAGTTGCTTAAGGCCTTAGGTGTAAATCATATAATAGAACTTAACTGTGAGCCTACAGGCAATTTTGCTCATAACCCCGAGCCTTTAGCCGAAAATCTGACTGAAATTTCAGATTTGATGAAGTCAGGAAAAGCGGATGTTGGTATCGTGGTAGATCCCGATGTTGACCGTTTAGCGCTCGTAGACGAAAAGGGTGAGATGTTTGGAGAAGAATATACATTGGTAGCTGTAGCCGATTATGTGTTGAAACACACTCCCGGTAATACCGTTTCGAATTTAAGTTCGAGTCGTGCATTGCGTGATGTAACCAATCGTTACGGTATGCAGTACAATGCCGCTGCAGTAGGAGAGGTAAACGTGACTGCAAAAATGAAAGCAACCCATGCTGTAATTGGAGGCGAAGGCAATGGAGGAATAATATATCCTGCCAGCCACTACGGACGTGACTCTTTGGTAGGTATTGCATTGTTCCTGTCACATTTGGCACACGAAAAGAAAACTGTAAGTGAGTTGCGAGCAACTTATCCGGAATACTATATTGCAAAACAAAAGATCGAGTTAACTCCTGAGATAGATGTAGATGCTATATTGAAAGCGGTTAAAGAAAAATTCTCATCGTATGATGTAACCGATATCGATGGGGTGAAAATAGACTTTCCGGACAAATGGGTACATTTGCGAAAATCAAATACAGAACCTATTATCCGTATCTATTCGGAAGCTTCTACTATGGAAGATGCCGAAATCGCAGGGGCTGAGATTATTGAAATTATAAAATCACTGGCGAAATAG
- a CDS encoding DUF4827 domain-containing protein: MRKVLGLICFIIVLCVVFAACSSSETYADKLKNERKNISRFINEHNIVVLNQYPASGVFKENEYFRDPLTGVYINVIDSGNGKRASVSKRSEVNVRLANTIFLPSDTLRGNLDANSSQPISFTYGIVATYSNSNDATLDYFSLSTGITAPLQYVGENARVSLIVPFASGSNYQLNTFTPAYYPELHYTRIIN, translated from the coding sequence ATGAGAAAAGTATTAGGACTGATTTGTTTTATTATCGTTTTATGCGTTGTCTTTGCTGCATGTAGCAGTAGTGAAACATATGCAGATAAATTGAAGAATGAGCGTAAAAATATTAGCCGTTTTATCAATGAACATAATATTGTTGTTTTGAATCAATATCCTGCCAGTGGCGTTTTTAAAGAAAATGAATACTTTAGAGATCCATTAACAGGTGTTTATATAAATGTAATTGATTCAGGTAATGGAAAGAGAGCCAGTGTTTCGAAACGCTCGGAAGTGAATGTCCGACTTGCGAATACCATTTTTTTGCCCTCAGATACACTTCGTGGTAATTTGGATGCTAATTCTTCTCAGCCAATTTCATTTACATATGGTATTGTTGCTACTTATAGTAACTCTAATGACGCAACTCTTGATTATTTTTCACTGTCTACAGGTATAACTGCTCCTTTGCAGTATGTGGGAGAAAATGCAAGAGTCAGTTTGATAGTACCTTTTGCAAGTGGCTCTAATTACCAATTGAATACATTTACACCTGCGTATTACCCCGAATTACATTATACACGAATTATTAACTAA